In the Pygocentrus nattereri isolate fPygNat1 chromosome 19, fPygNat1.pri, whole genome shotgun sequence genome, one interval contains:
- the sft2d3 gene encoding vesicle transport protein SFT2C: MAELNRQLQEYLAQSKSGAKTISQSSSSTAINIDEEPAAVPGSWFGRWSSPFPGLSSRGAPAGPAQSSGFSWPWSAEPDPCLPAMSRSQRLVAFGTCVLFSAICFGLSALYAPLLLLKARKFALLWSLGSLFALLGAAVLRGPSKLLGSPSPGTAVYLCALGGTLYAAMGLHSTALTALGALVQIGAIVGQVVALLPGGSAGMRFVGGLAASAIKRTVTGKTMPI; encoded by the coding sequence ATGGCCGAGTTAAACCGCCAGCTACAGGAATATTTAGCGCAGTCCAAAAGCGGCGCCAAGACCATCTCACAGTCCAGCTCCAGCACGGCCATTAACATCGATGAGGAGCCCGCCGCGGTCCCGGGCAGCTGGTTCGGCAGGTGGTCGAGTCCCTTCCCCGGACTGAGCAGCCGCGGAGCTCCGGCAGGCCCGGCGCAGAGCAGCGGCTTTTCCTGGCCGTGGTCCGCGGAGCCGGATCCATGTCTGCCGGCCATGAGTCGCTCTCAGCGGCTGGTAGCTTTCGGTACGTGCGTCTTGTTCTCAGCCATTTGTTTCGGACTGTCGGCTCTCTACGCCCCTCTGCTCTTGCTGAAGGCTCGGAAGTTCGCCCTCCTCTGGTCCCTCGGCTCTTTATTCGCGCTCCTGGGCGCCGCGGTGCTCCGAGGACCGAGCAAACTCCTGGGCAGCCCGAGCCCCGGCACCGCGGTGTATCTCTGCGCGCTGGGCGGGACCCTGTACGCGGCGATGGGGCTCCACAGCACGGCGCTCACCGCGCTCGGAGCCTTGGTTCAAATCGGCGCAATCGTGGGGCAAGTGGTGGCGCTGCTGCCGGGAGGGAGCGCTGGAATGCGGTTTGTTGGAGGCCTGGCAGCGTCGGCCATCAAAAGAACCGTGACTGGCAAAACTATGCCGATTTGA
- the si:ch1073-184j22.2 gene encoding dual specificity protein phosphatase 18, giving the protein MSMSQITPTLFLSGADAPLNQALVTRKGITLIVNATLLHTCPRYPGVECIRVAVSDLPSARLSEHFDRVSTRIHNNRAGGTLVHCAAGMSRSPALIMAYLMKYKGVTLQQAHSWVQRSRPYIRLNAGFWDQLLDYERKLYGKNTVKVAVPLEPLPQPKTPKLTPRFSLRECPPSPWLGRARRFTFPKII; this is encoded by the coding sequence ATGTCTATGTCCCAGATCACCCCGACTCTTTTCCTGAGTGGTGCTGATGCTCCGCTGAACCAGGCCCTGGTGACCCGTAAAGGCATCACCCTCATCGTTAACGCCACCCTTTTACACACTTGTCCCAGGTACCCGGGCGTGGAGTGCATCCGCGTGGCCGTTTCTGACCTGCCCAGCGCTCGGCTAAGCGAACACTTTGACAGGGTGTCTACCCGTATCCATAACAACCGGGCTGGTGGGACTTTGGTCCACTGCGCTGCCGGCATGAGCCGCTCGCCCGCTTTGATAATGGCCTACCTCATGAAATATAAAGGAGTGACCCTCCAGCAGGCGCACAGCTGGGTCCAGAGGAGCCGACCCTACATCCGTCTCAATGCAGGCTTCTGGGACCAGCTTCTGGACTATGAGCGGAAACTGTATGGAAAGAATACTGTAAAAGTGGCTGTTCCACTGGAGCCACTGCCACAGCCCAAAACACCTAAACTGACCCCCAGATTCAGCCTGAGAGAATGTCCCCCATCTCCGTGGCTGGGCCGGGCTAGACGGTTCACGTTCCCAAAAATAATTTGA